The Camelus dromedarius isolate mCamDro1 chromosome 8, mCamDro1.pat, whole genome shotgun sequence genome includes a window with the following:
- the SFRP5 gene encoding secreted frizzled-related protein 5, translated as MRAAAGGARTAALALLLGALHGAPARGEEYDYYGWQTEPLHGRSYSKPPQCLDIPADLPLCHTVGYKRMRLPNLLEHESLAEVKQQASSWLPLLAKRCHSDTQVFLCSLFAPVCLDRPIYPCRSLCEAVRAGCAPLMEAYGFPWPEMLHCHKFPLDNDLCIAVQFGHLPATAPPVTKICAQCEMEHSADGLMEQMCSSDFVVKMRIKEMKIENGDRKLIGAQKKKKLLKPGPLKRKDTKRLVLHMKNSAGCPCPQLDSLTGSFLVMGRKVDGQLLLMAVYRWDKKNKEMKFAVKFMFSYPCSLYYPFFYGAAEPH; from the exons atgcgggcggcggcggggggcgcGCGGACGGCCGCGCTGGCGCTGCTGCTGGGGGCGCTGCACGGGGCGCCGGCGCGCGGCGAGGAGTACGACTACTACGGCTGGCAGACCGAGCCGCTGCACGGGCGCTCGTACTCCAAGCCGCCGCAGTGCCTCGACATCCCCGCCGACCTGCCGCTCTGCCACACTGTGGGCTACAAGCGCATGCGGCTGCCCAACCTGCTGGAGCACGAGAGCCTGGCCGAGGTGAAGCAGCAGGCGAGCAGCTGGCTGCCACTGCTGGCCAAGCGCTGTCACTCGGACACGCAGGTCTTCCTCTGCTCGCTCTTCGCGCCCGTCTGCCTCGACCGGCCCATCTACCCGTGTCGCTCGCTGTGCGAGGCCGTGCGTGCCGGCTGCGCGCCTCTCATGGAGGCCTACGGCTTCCCCTGGCCCGAGATGCTGCACTGCCACAAGTTCCCTCTGGACAACGACCTCTGCATCGCTGTGCAGTTCGGGCACCTGCCCGCCACCGCGCCTCCAG TGACCAAGATCTGCGCCCAGTGTGAGATGGAGCACAGCGCTGATGGCCTCATGGAGCAGATGTGCTCCAGCGACTTCG TGGTCAAAATGCGCATCAAGGAGATGAAGATAGAGAACGGGGACCGGAAGCTGATTGGAgcccagaaaaagaagaagctGCTCAAGCCGGGCCCCTTGAAACGCAAGGACACCAAGAGGCTGGTGCTGCACATGAAGAACAGCGCCGGCTGCCCCTGCCCGCAGCTGGACAGCCTGACCGGCAGCTTCCTGGTCATGGGCCGCAAAGTGGACGGACAGCTGCTGCTCATGGCCGTCTACCGCTGGGACAAGAAGAACAAGGAGATGAAGTTCGCAGTCAAGTTCATGTTCTCCTACCCCTGCTCCCTCTACTACCCCTTCTTCTATGGGGCAGCAGAGCCCCACTGA